A genomic window from Punica granatum isolate Tunisia-2019 chromosome 2, ASM765513v2, whole genome shotgun sequence includes:
- the LOC116194361 gene encoding WAT1-related protein At2g39510 has protein sequence MNTKKLAEMLTRVKPFLGVIFMQFGYAGMSIIAKFALDKGMNQHVFVVYRHIVATLVIAPFALAFERKKRPKMTLSIFIKIMILGLLEPVIDQNLFYTGLKYTTATFTSAMCNVLPAFAFIMAWICRLEKVRLKRVHSQAKILGTIVTVGGAMLMTLVKGKVIDLPWAHHSDTSALASSSTTGPKQDPIKGALMIMSGCFCWAAFVILQAITLKSYPVELTLTALICLMGSLEGSIFAIALEGGIYRASWAIHFDAILLASLYSGVICSGAGYYIQGVVMRSKGPVFVTAFNPLSMIITAILGSLLLHETMYLGRIMGAMVIVVGLYLVLWGKRKDQPTTDSGKAVSSTELDDHRGPIPVANPGNIEIPQYVTVDLTKVRPTNEAV, from the exons ATGAATACCAAGAAGCTCGCTGAAATGTTAACGAGGGTGAAGCCATTCTTGGGGGTGATATTCATGCAGTTCGGGTACGCCGGGATGTCCATCATTGCAAAGTTTGCACTAGATAAGGGAATGAACCAACATGTGTTTGTGGTCTATCGTCATATCGTTGCCACTCTCGTTATTGCCCCCTTTGCTCTTGCATTTGAAAg GAAAAAGAGGCCTAAGATGACtctctccatcttcattaagATCATGATTCTTGGATTACTAGA GCCGGTGATCGATCAAAACCTGTTCTACACGGGGTTGAAGTACACCACCGCGACTTTCACGTCCGCTATGTGCAATGTCCTCCCGGCCTTTGCCTTTATCATGGCTTGGATTTGCCG GCTGGAGAAAGTGAGGTTGAAGAGGGTCCACAGCCAGGCGAAGATTCTGGGGACGATCGTGACCGTCGGTGGGGCGATGTTGATGACGCTGGTGAAAGGGAAGGTGATTGATCTGCCTTGGGCCCATCACAGTGACACCTCAGCGTTAGCCTCTTCTTCTACGACCGGTCCTAAGCAGGACCCCATCAAGGGTGCCTTAATGATCATGTCAGGCTGTTTCTGCTGGGCTGCTTTTGTCATCCtccaa GCGATAACTTTGAAATCGTACCCGGTAGAGCTCACTCTCACAGCCCTGATATGCCTCATGGGCTCACTGGAAGGCTCGATTTTCGCGATAGCCCTCGAAGGAGGAATCTACAGGGCTTCTTGGGCCATTCACTTCGACGCCATCCTCTTAGCTTCCCTCTACAGT GGGGTGATATGCTCAGGGGCTGGATATTACATCCAAGGAGTGGTCATGAGGAGCAAAGGACCCGTATTCGTGACGGCCTTCAACCCTTTGAGCATGATCATCACTGCCATTTTGGGTTCGCTGCTCTTGCACGAGACCATGTATTTGGGAAG GATCATGGGTGCGATGGTGATCGTGGTGGGGCTGTACCTGGTCCTCTGGGGCAAGAGAAAGGACCAGCCTACGACAGACAGCGGCAAAGCGGTTTCCTCTACTGAATTAGATGATCATAGAGGACCGATTCCCGTGGCCAACCCCGGAAACATAGAGATTCCACAGTACGTGACCGTTGATCTCACCAAGGTGAGGCCGACCAATGAGGCTGTTTGA